The following coding sequences are from one Eptesicus fuscus isolate TK198812 chromosome 7, DD_ASM_mEF_20220401, whole genome shotgun sequence window:
- the POLR2F gene encoding DNA-directed RNA polymerases I, II, and III subunit RPABC2 isoform X2 — translation MSDNEDNFDGDDFDDVEEDEGLDDLENAEEEGQENVEILPSGERPQANQKRITTPYMTKYERARVLGTRALQIAMCAPVMVELEGETDPLLIAMKELKQSALLL, via the exons ATGTCAGACAACGAGGACAA TTTTGATGGCGACGACTTTGATGATGTGGAGGAGGATGAAGGACTAGATGACTTGGAGAATGCTGAGGAG GAGGGCCAGGAGAATGTTGAGATCCTCCCCTCTGGAGAGCGACCGCAGGCCAACCAGAAGCGGATCACCACACCATATATGACCAAGTATGAGCGAGCCCGCGTGCTGGGCACCCGAGCCCTCCAGATCGC GATGTGTGCCCCCGTGATGGTGGAGCTGGAGGGGGAGACAGATCCCTTGCTTATCGCCATGAAAGAGCTCAA ACAGTCTGCCCTCCTGCTGTAG
- the POLR2F gene encoding DNA-directed RNA polymerases I, II, and III subunit RPABC2 isoform X1, whose translation MSDNEDNFDGDDFDDVEEDEGLDDLENAEEEGQENVEILPSGERPQANQKRITTPYMTKYERARVLGTRALQIAMCAPVMVELEGETDPLLIAMKELKARKIPIIIRRYLPDGSYEDWGVDELIITD comes from the exons ATGTCAGACAACGAGGACAA TTTTGATGGCGACGACTTTGATGATGTGGAGGAGGATGAAGGACTAGATGACTTGGAGAATGCTGAGGAG GAGGGCCAGGAGAATGTTGAGATCCTCCCCTCTGGAGAGCGACCGCAGGCCAACCAGAAGCGGATCACCACACCATATATGACCAAGTATGAGCGAGCCCGCGTGCTGGGCACCCGAGCCCTCCAGATCGC GATGTGTGCCCCCGTGATGGTGGAGCTGGAGGGGGAGACAGATCCCTTGCTTATCGCCATGAAAGAGCTCAA GGCTCGAAAGATCCCCATCATCATTCGGCGCTACCTGCCTGACGGGAGCTATGAAGACTGGGGGGTAGACGAGCTCATCATCACGGACTGA
- the POLR2F gene encoding DNA-directed RNA polymerases I, II, and III subunit RPABC2 isoform X3 — protein sequence MSDNEDNFDGDDFDDVEEDEGLDDLENAEEEGQENVEILPSGERPQANQKRITTPYMTKYERARVLGTRALQIAARKIPIIIRRYLPDGSYEDWGVDELIITD from the exons ATGTCAGACAACGAGGACAA TTTTGATGGCGACGACTTTGATGATGTGGAGGAGGATGAAGGACTAGATGACTTGGAGAATGCTGAGGAG GAGGGCCAGGAGAATGTTGAGATCCTCCCCTCTGGAGAGCGACCGCAGGCCAACCAGAAGCGGATCACCACACCATATATGACCAAGTATGAGCGAGCCCGCGTGCTGGGCACCCGAGCCCTCCAGATCGC GGCTCGAAAGATCCCCATCATCATTCGGCGCTACCTGCCTGACGGGAGCTATGAAGACTGGGGGGTAGACGAGCTCATCATCACGGACTGA